From Deinococcus wulumuqiensis R12, one genomic window encodes:
- the hutU gene encoding urocanate hydratase, with protein MTPSEPRTVRAPRGPVKTAKGWIQEAAKRMLMNNLDPEVAEHPEALVVYGGRGKAARTWEAFDKIVETLDRLENDETLLVQSGKPVAVLRTNEWAPRVLIANSNLVPHWANWETFDKLDQAGLMMYGQMTAGSWIYIGTQGILQGTYETFAGAAKKHFGGTLKHTITVTAGLGGMGGAQPLAVKLAGGVSINIELDPTRIQKRLETRYLDEVAGSLEDAIARAEGYKAQGVARSIGVQGNAAELVPRLVEMNWTPDLLTDQTSAHDPMWGYIPPVTADEDANKLRSEHAEEYRRRAYDAMAAHVRAMLELQKRGAVTFDYGNNLRQRAFEAGVQDAFDYPGFVPAFIRDSFCEGRGPFRWVALSGDPEDIRATDRALLELFPNDERLQNWLTYAADQIAFQGLPARICWLGYRERDQAARLFNDMVKDGRVKAPIVIGRDHLDAGSVASPYRETEAMKDGSDAVSDWPLLNFGVGIASGASWMSFHHGGGVGLGFSQHSGLVIVADGTDEAAQKLSRALTNDPGMGVIRHADAGYDHALNVARERGIDLPSLGIEDKD; from the coding sequence ATGACCCCAAGTGAACCCCGTACCGTCCGCGCCCCCCGTGGCCCCGTCAAGACCGCCAAAGGCTGGATTCAGGAAGCCGCCAAGCGCATGCTGATGAACAACCTCGACCCCGAGGTGGCCGAGCACCCCGAAGCGTTGGTCGTGTACGGCGGACGCGGCAAGGCGGCCCGCACCTGGGAAGCCTTCGACAAAATCGTGGAAACGCTCGACCGCCTGGAAAACGACGAGACGTTGCTGGTTCAGAGCGGCAAACCCGTGGCGGTGCTCAGGACGAACGAATGGGCACCGCGCGTGCTCATCGCCAACTCCAACCTCGTGCCGCACTGGGCGAACTGGGAGACCTTCGACAAGCTCGATCAGGCGGGCCTGATGATGTACGGCCAGATGACCGCCGGAAGCTGGATTTACATCGGCACGCAGGGCATCTTGCAGGGCACCTACGAGACGTTCGCGGGCGCGGCCAAGAAGCACTTCGGCGGGACGCTGAAGCACACGATTACCGTCACCGCCGGGCTGGGCGGCATGGGCGGCGCGCAGCCGCTGGCGGTCAAGCTGGCGGGCGGCGTGAGCATCAACATCGAGCTCGACCCGACCCGCATTCAGAAGCGCCTGGAAACCCGCTATCTGGATGAAGTGGCGGGCAGCCTGGAGGACGCGATTGCCCGCGCCGAGGGGTACAAGGCGCAGGGCGTGGCCCGCTCCATCGGCGTGCAGGGGAACGCGGCGGAACTGGTGCCGAGGCTCGTCGAAATGAACTGGACGCCCGACCTGCTCACCGACCAGACCAGCGCCCATGACCCGATGTGGGGCTACATCCCCCCCGTGACTGCCGACGAGGACGCGAACAAGCTGCGTTCCGAGCACGCCGAGGAGTACCGCCGCCGCGCCTACGACGCGATGGCCGCGCACGTCCGCGCCATGCTGGAACTGCAAAAGCGCGGGGCCGTCACCTTCGACTACGGCAACAACCTGCGCCAGCGGGCCTTCGAGGCGGGCGTGCAGGACGCTTTCGACTACCCCGGCTTCGTGCCCGCCTTTATCCGCGACTCGTTTTGCGAGGGACGCGGCCCCTTCCGCTGGGTGGCCCTTTCCGGCGACCCGGAGGACATCCGCGCCACCGACCGGGCGCTGCTGGAACTGTTCCCCAACGACGAGCGGCTGCAAAACTGGCTGACCTACGCCGCCGACCAGATCGCCTTCCAGGGCCTCCCCGCCCGCATCTGCTGGCTGGGCTACAGGGAGCGCGACCAGGCCGCGCGGCTGTTCAACGACATGGTGAAAGATGGCCGGGTCAAGGCCCCCATCGTCATCGGACGCGACCACCTCGACGCGGGCAGTGTCGCCAGCCCCTACCGCGAGACGGAAGCGATGAAGGACGGCTCGGATGCCGTCAGCGACTGGCCGCTGCTGAATTTCGGCGTGGGCATCGCCTCGGGTGCCTCATGGATGAGTTTCCACCACGGCGGCGGCGTGGGCCTGGGCTTCTCGCAGCACTCGGGGCTGGTCATCGTGGCCGACGGCACCGACGAAGCC
- a CDS encoding DedA family protein, whose translation MTEPFDLRLWLSSLDPTLLHFVTFFLMLLEGAGVPGVPGALPMIAQVAEIDAGHTTLAAAIFWGTLGNWLGSLLGYAAGRWGQRWLPPRWLGRLQGERVTGLLRRWGGPLIVVSRTVGSLRTPVTLVSGIVQYPLLPYVAYSLVGALIHVGVWQYLLWKFGPVILPQLERWGREILLYAVPLLLLATLGRWWWQRQKAPRTPAEELFAGPTELTRTAEAETPGNTR comes from the coding sequence ATGACTGAACCGTTCGACCTTCGCCTGTGGCTTTCGAGCCTCGACCCCACGCTGCTGCATTTCGTCACCTTTTTCCTGATGCTGCTGGAGGGCGCGGGGGTGCCGGGGGTGCCGGGCGCCCTGCCCATGATCGCGCAGGTGGCCGAGATCGACGCCGGACACACCACCCTGGCGGCGGCGATTTTCTGGGGCACGCTGGGCAACTGGCTGGGCAGCCTGCTCGGGTACGCGGCGGGGCGCTGGGGCCAGCGCTGGTTGCCCCCGCGCTGGCTGGGACGCTTGCAGGGCGAGCGCGTCACCGGGCTGCTGCGGCGCTGGGGCGGGCCGCTGATCGTGGTCAGCCGCACGGTGGGCAGCCTGCGCACGCCGGTCACGCTGGTGTCGGGCATCGTCCAGTATCCGCTGCTACCGTACGTCGCCTACAGTCTGGTCGGCGCCCTGATTCACGTCGGCGTGTGGCAGTACCTGCTGTGGAAATTCGGCCCGGTCATCCTGCCGCAGCTCGAACGCTGGGGCCGCGAAATCCTGCTCTACGCCGTACCGCTGCTGCTGCTCGCCACCCTGGGCCGCTGGTGGTGGCAGCGCCAAAAAGCCCCCCGGACTCCGGCAGAGGAGCTGTTCGCGGGTCCCACCGAACTCACCAGAACAGCCGAAGCCGAGACGCCCGGTAACACTCGCTAG
- a CDS encoding IclR family transcriptional regulator produces MPRTLATVEQAVRVLECFDADHTQWSLSDLARHLDLPTSTLHEQLGTLAQSGLLIRSGRGRYRLGWRLLKLSSALYGSLPWYSLAHAEMERLARGTHLLAFVSVLQGEQVICIARSVQGRGGSGPGGAVVEGETRFELPPHATASGKLLYALAGLPLPGAPLFTAHTCAEAWAEQAPRIRAERLAVTRDEWAEGTSSLAVPLRGGDGEVLAALGVSLPTSRLRERDALVRRLRDAADEVAWALGARSFP; encoded by the coding sequence ATGCCGCGCACCCTCGCCACCGTCGAACAGGCCGTGCGGGTGCTGGAATGCTTCGACGCCGACCACACCCAGTGGAGCCTGTCGGACCTCGCGCGGCACCTCGACCTGCCGACCTCCACGCTGCACGAGCAACTCGGCACGCTGGCGCAGAGCGGCCTCCTGATTCGCTCCGGGCGGGGCCGCTACCGGCTGGGCTGGCGGCTGCTCAAACTCAGTTCGGCGCTCTACGGCTCGCTGCCGTGGTACTCGCTGGCCCACGCAGAAATGGAGCGGCTGGCGCGGGGCACACATCTGCTGGCGTTCGTCTCGGTGCTTCAGGGGGAACAGGTCATCTGCATCGCCCGCAGCGTGCAGGGCCGGGGCGGGTCAGGACCCGGTGGGGCAGTGGTGGAAGGGGAGACCCGCTTCGAGCTGCCGCCCCACGCGACGGCGAGCGGCAAGCTGCTCTACGCCCTGGCCGGGCTGCCTTTGCCGGGAGCGCCCCTGTTTACCGCGCACACCTGCGCCGAAGCCTGGGCAGAGCAGGCCCCGCGCATCCGCGCTGAGCGACTGGCCGTGACCCGCGACGAGTGGGCCGAGGGAACGAGCAGTCTCGCCGTGCCGCTGCGGGGTGGCGACGGGGAAGTGCTGGCCGCGCTGGGCGTCAGTCTGCCCACCTCGCGGCTGCGCGAACGTGACGCGCTGGTGCGGCGGCTGCGCGACGCGGCGGACGAGGTGGCGTGGGCGCTGGGCGCACGCTCCTTTCCGTAG